One window of the Thermogemmatispora onikobensis genome contains the following:
- a CDS encoding amidohydrolase family protein, giving the protein MFRTSTGEEIFIIDAHTHLWDASPANQRNQYGRGWIDCFYDYHRNLSPAEYVWPLSEFECYSPERMAQDEFVRGYVDMAILQPTYLTDFFINGFNTIEQNSVMKQRYPERFILNGAWDARDGEAGLEYLRRQKGEWDIKGVKLYTAEWRGSSKGYKLSSPEAYRYLEECARLGITNIHVHKGPTIYPLNRDAFDVADVDDAASRFPELNFIVEHVGLPRLEDFCWIAVQEKNVYAGLAVALPFIYPRPRYFAEIMANLLFWVGPDKILFGSDYAIWEPRWLVERFMTFELPQDLKDEFKVDLTLDVKRKIMGLNAARLYGIDPEQQLQKLRNDELVQQLASTGAEGMSRSQTDEASSSARAETGA; this is encoded by the coding sequence ATGTTTCGCACCTCGACGGGCGAAGAGATCTTCATCATTGACGCCCACACGCACCTCTGGGATGCCAGTCCCGCCAATCAGCGCAATCAGTACGGGCGCGGCTGGATCGACTGCTTCTATGATTATCATCGCAACCTTTCCCCGGCTGAGTATGTCTGGCCGCTCAGCGAATTCGAGTGTTATAGCCCGGAGCGTATGGCCCAGGATGAATTTGTCAGGGGCTATGTTGATATGGCCATCCTTCAGCCCACCTATCTCACCGATTTCTTCATCAATGGCTTCAACACCATCGAGCAAAACAGCGTCATGAAGCAGCGCTATCCTGAGCGCTTTATCCTCAATGGCGCCTGGGATGCGCGTGATGGCGAAGCTGGTCTGGAGTATCTACGGCGTCAAAAGGGCGAATGGGATATCAAGGGAGTCAAGCTCTACACGGCGGAGTGGCGCGGCTCCTCCAAGGGCTACAAGCTCTCTAGTCCCGAAGCCTATCGTTACCTGGAGGAATGCGCCAGGCTGGGGATCACCAATATTCATGTGCATAAAGGCCCAACCATTTACCCGCTCAACCGCGATGCCTTCGATGTGGCTGATGTTGATGACGCGGCCTCCCGTTTCCCCGAGCTGAATTTCATCGTCGAGCATGTTGGCCTGCCCCGTCTAGAAGACTTCTGCTGGATCGCTGTCCAGGAGAAAAACGTCTATGCCGGCCTGGCGGTGGCTCTGCCGTTCATTTATCCGCGTCCGCGCTACTTTGCTGAGATCATGGCCAATCTGCTCTTCTGGGTAGGACCCGACAAGATCCTCTTCGGCAGCGACTACGCCATCTGGGAACCCCGCTGGCTGGTTGAGCGCTTCATGACCTTCGAGCTGCCCCAAGACCTCAAGGACGAGTTCAAGGTCGATTTGACGCTCGATGTGAAGCGCAAGATTATGGGGTTGAATGCGGCGCGCCTCTATGGTATTGATCCCGAACAACAACTGCAGAAGCTGCGCAACGACGAGCTGGTCCAGCAGCTGGCCAGCACCGGTGCGGAAGGGATGAGTCGATCCCAGACGGACGAGGCCAGTAGCTCTGCCAGGGCTGAGACAGGGGCCTGA
- a CDS encoding NAD(P)-dependent alcohol dehydrogenase, whose translation MKAVRLHAYNQSPVVEEVAEPTISGPFDVIVRIGGAGLCRTDLHIIEGQWVEKSGVTLPYTLGHENAGWVHAVGSAVSTVAVGDTVIVHPLITCGFCRACRAGNDMHCTSSAFPGISIDGGMATFLKTTARAVVKLDSSLAPKDIAALADAGLTAYHAVKKAIPLLYPGTKAVVIGAGGLGHIGVQCLKALTPAEVIVVDKSAEALELARGWGADHTVRADGSEVARVREITEGQGAEVILDFVGEGGALESGIAMLRRAGYYYVIGYGGRLVVPTIDIISTEINFIGNLVGTYNDLVELMALTAQGKVRLHTVVYPLEAALDAIHDLESGRLHGRGILVPEGA comes from the coding sequence ATGAAAGCCGTTCGTCTCCATGCCTACAATCAATCGCCGGTGGTTGAAGAGGTTGCTGAGCCGACCATCAGTGGCCCCTTCGACGTCATTGTGCGCATTGGGGGGGCCGGCCTCTGCCGCACAGATCTGCACATTATTGAAGGACAGTGGGTCGAGAAATCGGGCGTAACGCTGCCTTATACGTTGGGGCACGAAAATGCCGGCTGGGTGCATGCCGTTGGCTCGGCGGTCAGCACCGTCGCCGTTGGCGACACGGTCATTGTACATCCGCTCATCACCTGTGGTTTCTGCCGGGCCTGCCGGGCTGGGAATGACATGCACTGTACCAGCTCAGCCTTCCCGGGCATTTCCATCGATGGTGGCATGGCCACTTTTCTAAAGACCACCGCGCGCGCGGTAGTCAAGCTTGATTCCTCGCTGGCTCCCAAGGACATCGCGGCCCTGGCCGATGCTGGCCTGACCGCCTACCATGCTGTCAAGAAAGCTATCCCTCTGCTCTACCCTGGCACCAAAGCAGTGGTGATCGGAGCCGGTGGGTTGGGCCATATCGGCGTGCAGTGTCTCAAGGCCCTGACCCCAGCTGAGGTGATTGTTGTTGACAAGTCGGCGGAAGCCCTGGAGCTGGCACGAGGGTGGGGAGCGGATCACACGGTGCGCGCTGATGGCAGCGAGGTGGCTCGCGTGCGAGAAATTACCGAAGGCCAGGGTGCCGAGGTGATCCTGGATTTCGTAGGCGAGGGCGGAGCGCTGGAAAGTGGGATTGCCATGCTGCGTCGGGCCGGCTACTACTATGTCATCGGCTACGGCGGTCGTCTGGTCGTGCCGACCATTGATATTATCTCAACCGAGATCAACTTTATCGGCAATCTGGTCGGGACCTATAACGACCTGGTCGAGCTGATGGCCCTGACTGCGCAGGGGAAGGTCCGGCTGCACACCGTAGTCTACCCGCTAGAGGCGGCCCTGGATGCCATTCACGATCTGGAGAGCGGGCGCCTGCACGGGCGCGGCATTCTGGTGCCCGAAGGCGCCTGA
- a CDS encoding APC family permease, with the protein MLEPQPLVLSEAAQKEKRKLRKELSLFFMVCFTLTAMINIDTLGAVSSQGGQVFPWLLITALTFLIPYGLLTAELGSTFPEEGGIYVWCKLAGGRFFAAIASIFYWVSNPLWVGGTLAVTTIAALKTFWFGNSDLLFGGNRVSDAIVEIVIALVFIWFTTWSAIVSLRIGKWFSTIGIILKLSLLGLFVILALAFFFGGKASGAHLSWGDLLPTTNLGLIFSSIIPVLVFNWAGFELQNGAGEEMFEPQRDVPRSLLRAGLIGVLAYAIPILVILLALPKDQLSNVGGFLDAYQAVASILPAPVATALGWLIALALILTLASAGGTWLMGADRTYAVTALDGAAPLILGRFSARFGTPLATNLLSGMVATLAMVAAILVTAFGSGELSTLFSLVLGFTISTTALSYAFIFISYIILRYKYPDVERPYRVPGGMVGPWLVTLLALASVLVTAYFTLVPTDETVSGYQISRVTYELTQLLPIAIVLVVAVLFYLWGRFEQQHLSAGQVPGELVTDEAAPSTNQ; encoded by the coding sequence ATGTTAGAGCCGCAACCACTGGTGTTGAGTGAGGCAGCCCAGAAAGAAAAGCGCAAGCTGCGCAAGGAGCTCTCGCTCTTCTTTATGGTCTGCTTCACATTGACAGCAATGATCAACATCGATACTCTGGGAGCCGTCTCTTCCCAGGGAGGCCAGGTCTTCCCCTGGCTGTTGATCACGGCACTGACCTTTCTGATCCCGTATGGCCTGTTAACGGCAGAGCTGGGCAGCACTTTTCCGGAGGAGGGCGGCATTTATGTCTGGTGCAAGCTGGCAGGTGGGCGCTTCTTTGCAGCCATCGCTTCGATCTTCTATTGGGTCTCTAATCCACTCTGGGTCGGCGGTACTCTGGCAGTGACCACGATCGCTGCTTTGAAGACCTTCTGGTTCGGGAACAGCGATTTGCTCTTCGGCGGAAATAGAGTGAGCGACGCGATCGTTGAGATCGTGATCGCTTTGGTCTTTATCTGGTTCACAACCTGGAGCGCGATTGTTTCTTTGCGCATCGGGAAGTGGTTCTCGACGATCGGGATTATTTTGAAGCTCTCCCTGCTGGGGCTGTTTGTGATTCTGGCTTTGGCTTTCTTCTTCGGGGGTAAGGCAAGCGGCGCTCACTTGAGCTGGGGGGATCTGCTGCCGACAACGAATCTGGGGCTCATTTTCAGCAGCATTATCCCGGTGCTGGTCTTCAACTGGGCCGGTTTCGAGCTGCAGAATGGGGCCGGCGAGGAGATGTTTGAGCCGCAGCGGGATGTGCCCCGCTCGTTGCTGCGCGCCGGCCTGATTGGCGTGCTGGCCTATGCAATCCCAATTCTGGTGATTCTGCTTGCGCTACCGAAAGACCAGCTCTCTAATGTCGGTGGCTTCCTCGATGCCTATCAGGCAGTGGCCAGCATCTTGCCCGCGCCAGTGGCGACGGCCCTCGGCTGGTTGATCGCTCTGGCTCTGATTCTGACTCTGGCCAGCGCCGGCGGCACCTGGCTGATGGGGGCCGACCGTACTTACGCAGTGACGGCTCTCGACGGGGCCGCTCCCCTGATTCTGGGACGCTTCAGCGCTCGCTTTGGTACGCCGCTGGCGACAAATCTGCTTTCGGGTATGGTGGCAACGCTGGCAATGGTGGCGGCAATTCTGGTGACGGCCTTCGGCTCCGGCGAGCTGTCAACGCTGTTCTCGCTGGTGCTGGGCTTCACGATTTCGACGACCGCTCTCTCCTATGCGTTTATCTTCATCTCCTATATTATTTTGCGCTATAAGTACCCGGATGTGGAACGTCCATATCGGGTACCCGGGGGAATGGTCGGCCCCTGGCTGGTGACGTTGCTGGCCCTGGCTTCGGTGCTGGTGACAGCTTATTTCACGCTGGTTCCAACGGACGAAACCGTGAGTGGCTACCAGATCAGCCGCGTGACCTATGAGCTGACTCAGCTGCTGCCGATCGCCATTGTTCTGGTAGTGGCCGTGCTCTTCTATCTGTGGGGACGCTTTGAGCAGCAGCACCTGAGCGCTGGGCAGGTCCCCGGCGAACTGGTCACCGATGAGGCCGCTCCCAGCACCAACCAGTAG
- a CDS encoding APC family permease, protein MEEESPAAQLATHPPSGRALPSEHYVERVMPPVLGTVDLTAIFFAAIFYLTNSATAATAGVVSFLYWLICGVAFFLPCVLSTAQLGLLFPYEGALYNWTYRTLGTFWGFFAAFCAWLPGILAFVSGFGTAITYLQGLHQGWLTAPWQQGAVLAFLIVIGTALTVQPLRVLQRVLNVTVGLLLLAVLLITVAAFVWLLTGHTSATTFGHLADWQPGPDNFVLFGFLIQSYLGTEVPLALAGEVRLEQRRQAIRSHLRWGSLLVVASYLFTTLAVLVVRGPQGASDPVAFISLVDQALGRIAGNATAVCLLCFFMIAPLIYNYTFARLLLVAAIDGHLPTGLARLNRARAPANAIYFQSAVALVFTALSYFVLPYLFPIGQPADLSTIIFTVSLAALTLVWLISIPFLFIDVLVAARRQPALFQEHRILPYPLFWLLALLGTLSCLLAIVDTLLNSWIPDLLTPTAWWLAVGGTTLACLTLGLLGSMVARGEASWERWRGQAGL, encoded by the coding sequence ATGGAAGAGGAAAGTCCTGCTGCTCAGCTAGCAACACACCCACCATCAGGCCGCGCATTACCTTCCGAGCACTACGTGGAGCGGGTGATGCCTCCTGTCCTTGGGACGGTGGACCTGACAGCGATTTTCTTCGCAGCGATCTTCTACCTAACAAACAGTGCCACAGCTGCTACAGCAGGTGTGGTGTCCTTTCTCTATTGGCTGATCTGCGGAGTAGCCTTTTTTCTCCCCTGTGTCTTGAGCACAGCTCAGTTGGGCCTATTGTTTCCCTACGAGGGCGCTCTCTACAACTGGACCTACCGTACTCTGGGAACATTCTGGGGCTTCTTTGCTGCTTTCTGTGCCTGGCTCCCGGGTATTCTGGCCTTCGTCAGCGGCTTCGGTACCGCTATCACCTATCTTCAAGGTTTGCACCAGGGCTGGCTGACCGCCCCCTGGCAACAGGGAGCAGTGTTGGCCTTTCTGATCGTCATCGGCACCGCTCTGACCGTGCAGCCTCTGCGGGTACTGCAACGGGTGCTGAATGTCACCGTAGGTCTGCTGCTGCTGGCGGTGCTCCTGATTACTGTGGCCGCCTTTGTCTGGTTGTTGACGGGCCATACTTCTGCCACTACCTTTGGCCATCTGGCTGATTGGCAACCAGGGCCAGACAACTTCGTGCTCTTTGGTTTTCTCATTCAATCGTACCTGGGCACCGAGGTTCCTCTGGCGCTGGCGGGTGAAGTTCGCCTTGAGCAACGCCGGCAGGCCATTCGCTCACATTTGCGTTGGGGCAGCCTGCTCGTTGTTGCCAGCTACCTCTTTACTACCCTGGCTGTGCTCGTGGTTCGCGGCCCGCAGGGAGCTTCTGATCCTGTCGCCTTCATTAGCCTGGTCGATCAGGCTTTGGGAAGAATTGCCGGTAACGCGACAGCAGTCTGCCTGCTCTGTTTTTTTATGATTGCTCCGCTGATTTATAATTACACCTTCGCACGCTTGTTGCTGGTCGCAGCTATCGATGGCCATTTGCCGACAGGCCTGGCCAGGTTAAATCGGGCACGCGCGCCAGCCAATGCCATTTATTTTCAGTCGGCAGTGGCGCTGGTGTTCACAGCGCTCAGCTATTTCGTCCTTCCCTACCTTTTCCCGATTGGTCAGCCAGCCGACTTGTCGACGATTATTTTCACGGTCTCCCTGGCTGCGCTTACCCTTGTCTGGCTGATCTCAATCCCGTTCCTTTTCATCGACGTGCTCGTGGCCGCACGGCGCCAGCCAGCGCTCTTCCAGGAGCATCGTATTCTTCCTTATCCACTCTTCTGGCTCCTTGCCCTGTTGGGTACCCTCTCCTGCCTCCTGGCTATCGTGGATACCCTGCTCAATTCCTGGATTCCCGATCTGTTGACCCCTACCGCCTGGTGGCTGGCAGTCGGCGGTACAACGCTCGCCTGTCTTACGCTAGGATTGCTAGGCAGCATGGTGGCGCGCGGAGAGGCAAGCTGGGAGCGCTGGCGAGGGCAGGCTGGTTTGTGA
- a CDS encoding iron-sulfur cluster assembly protein — protein MSSQEVVDTPLVRPEQIWAAIADVLDPELDTPLVRLGFVDRIEISGTEVGIFLKLPTFWCAPNFAYLMAADLAERARTVPGVSSVQVQLLDHCAGEAISAAVNNGLSFAAAFPDEVTTDSDLQELRHTFLKKGFLRRQDLLLRRLLQAGLSGEVLRTRTLEDLSWDEATERACLCLPGATLQLAALGKSARAYVERGKALGLLRAGGPLFVDEQGEPIPAGDLQSFLRRLRSVRLSLLFNTAMCSALFRTRYQHASAETAHNEEGENPL, from the coding sequence ATGTCGTCCCAAGAAGTCGTAGACACTCCCCTCGTCAGGCCAGAGCAGATCTGGGCGGCCATTGCCGATGTCCTTGATCCCGAGCTAGATACGCCGCTGGTACGTCTAGGCTTCGTCGACCGAATTGAGATCAGCGGGACGGAGGTCGGCATCTTTTTGAAGCTACCGACCTTCTGGTGTGCGCCCAACTTTGCCTATCTGATGGCGGCGGACCTGGCTGAGAGAGCGAGGACCGTGCCAGGGGTAAGCAGTGTCCAGGTGCAGCTGCTCGACCACTGTGCCGGAGAGGCCATCTCGGCAGCGGTCAATAATGGTCTCAGCTTTGCTGCTGCTTTCCCCGATGAGGTCACAACGGACAGCGATCTGCAGGAACTGCGCCACACCTTTCTGAAGAAAGGCTTTCTCAGGCGCCAGGATCTCTTGCTGCGTCGTTTGCTGCAGGCTGGCCTGAGTGGGGAGGTGTTGAGGACGCGGACTTTGGAAGATCTCTCGTGGGATGAAGCAACTGAAAGGGCCTGCCTCTGTCTGCCCGGAGCTACCCTGCAGCTAGCGGCACTGGGCAAATCTGCCCGGGCCTATGTCGAGCGTGGGAAGGCTTTAGGGTTATTGCGGGCAGGAGGTCCCCTTTTTGTTGACGAGCAAGGGGAGCCTATCCCTGCCGGTGATCTCCAGAGCTTTCTGCGTCGCCTGCGCTCTGTGCGCCTGAGTCTGCTCTTCAATACCGCCATGTGCAGTGCCCTCTTTCGCACCCGTTACCAGCACGCGAGCGCAGAGACAGCGCACAACGAGGAAGGAGAGAATCCCCTATGA